Proteins encoded together in one Shewanella oneidensis MR-1 window:
- a CDS encoding heme biosynthesis HemY N-terminal domain-containing protein — MIKVLIFFGIILLGLCISPWIVGNTGYVYIAAGDYQLETSLAFGIIMLIVFYALFQVLEWLVITVINLLLRSRFIPHQWRRRSAKKHTLMGALAIAEEDWPAAERAMIKGADNGELPALNLLAAARAAQHQNKTAERDQYLARAETQPLAANAVATTRTRYLLKQGEFTLARAELDKLAPTSKSKAPVLKLALELYRAQQDWEALKLLLPILKKRQILDDIQLNSLSVETHSALLQTASLKGEDALEQCWQWLSRDERNQSEFLAIYTMGLCRFNRKEQAIKLLSKKLRSSPESALLEVIPQIVTAHDTDIRKQLLKHEITHENNADYQRCLALLYQQTRDMKEAKTCWQNVCRIAPTKDSWLSLARIQEQLGEQGHANQSYRQAVTL; from the coding sequence ATGATTAAAGTATTAATATTTTTTGGAATTATACTTTTAGGCCTATGTATTAGCCCTTGGATTGTTGGTAATACGGGTTATGTATATATCGCAGCGGGAGATTATCAGCTCGAAACCAGCTTAGCCTTTGGGATTATCATGTTAATCGTGTTCTATGCGCTATTCCAAGTACTGGAATGGCTGGTGATCACAGTGATTAATTTGCTGTTACGCAGCCGCTTTATTCCACATCAATGGCGTCGCCGCTCTGCAAAAAAACACACCTTAATGGGTGCTCTCGCCATTGCAGAGGAAGATTGGCCAGCCGCTGAGCGCGCCATGATTAAAGGCGCAGACAATGGTGAACTGCCCGCTCTGAATTTGTTAGCGGCAGCGCGTGCGGCTCAACATCAAAATAAAACTGCCGAGCGAGATCAATATCTTGCCCGCGCCGAAACCCAACCTCTGGCGGCAAATGCCGTTGCAACTACTCGCACCCGCTACTTACTAAAACAAGGCGAGTTCACCTTAGCCAGAGCCGAGCTCGATAAGTTAGCACCTACCAGCAAGAGTAAAGCACCAGTCCTCAAGCTCGCCCTTGAGTTGTACCGCGCACAGCAGGATTGGGAAGCACTTAAATTACTGCTACCAATACTGAAAAAACGCCAGATCCTTGATGATATTCAGCTTAACTCCCTCAGTGTTGAAACCCATAGCGCTTTGTTACAAACAGCGAGTCTCAAAGGGGAAGATGCCTTAGAACAATGCTGGCAATGGTTATCACGTGATGAACGAAACCAATCTGAATTTTTAGCGATTTACACCATGGGCTTATGCCGTTTCAATCGCAAAGAGCAAGCCATTAAATTGCTCTCGAAAAAGCTGCGCAGTTCACCAGAATCGGCATTGCTAGAAGTAATACCACAGATAGTAACCGCACATGATACTGACATTCGCAAGCAATTGCTTAAGCACGAAATCACCCATGAGAACAATGCCGATTACCAAAGATGTTTAGCGCTACTGTATCAACAAACCAGAGACATGAAAGAAGCCAAAACCTGCTGGCAGAATGTTTGCCGTATTGCACCTACCAAAGATTCTTGGCTCTCGCTCGCACGCATACAAGAGCAACTTGGCGAACAAGGTCATGCTAATCAAAGTTATCGTCAGGCTGTGACTCTATAA
- a CDS encoding uroporphyrinogen-III C-methyltransferase, whose translation MDNNKHDAQSPESQATSILTSSVNTDDVAAKGAAPEPQAIKAEAQEIKHQEAKPLEAKPEPQIAKSATVSRQVTQVNRSSWAIRFGVLLTLGLTASTLAGGYLLYQHMQQQIQVQAAQNIALQDQLQQALIVPNQRIAQLEQQQLSDAKTFQELSKLATDQSQLQDRLNKLAQRSPTHWMASEAEYLVNMAGRKLWLEKDPRTATDLLKSADETIAAMNNPALLPIRKALAKDIAATTNLKSADIEGSVLALDALIGQLDKLPLNRADGEASTAEDTTISGDLNDWQSNLSKTWKALTQDFITIRHRTADVPALLAPDQQWYLVENIRHKLLQSQLALYRYDRAAYHQSLMMARQWIQSYFDVQAHQTSEAIAAIDKLATLELDPITLKAFEAKPLLLQLTSYGELTSLEEPQL comes from the coding sequence ATGGATAACAACAAGCACGACGCCCAAAGCCCAGAGTCACAGGCTACCTCAATTCTCACATCGTCGGTCAACACTGATGACGTTGCAGCCAAAGGCGCAGCGCCAGAGCCACAGGCAATAAAAGCCGAAGCACAAGAAATTAAACATCAAGAAGCTAAGCCACTAGAAGCCAAGCCAGAGCCGCAAATCGCAAAATCGGCAACCGTTTCACGCCAGGTTACGCAGGTGAATCGCAGCTCATGGGCGATTCGTTTTGGCGTGCTCCTCACTTTAGGGTTAACCGCCAGTACACTCGCTGGAGGATATTTACTGTATCAGCACATGCAGCAACAAATCCAAGTCCAAGCGGCGCAAAATATTGCCTTACAGGATCAGTTACAACAGGCTCTAATCGTTCCGAATCAACGCATTGCACAACTTGAACAGCAACAACTCTCGGATGCGAAAACGTTTCAAGAACTCTCTAAACTGGCTACAGATCAAAGCCAATTGCAGGACAGATTAAATAAACTCGCCCAGCGCAGCCCAACCCACTGGATGGCCTCGGAAGCCGAATATTTGGTTAATATGGCAGGGCGTAAACTTTGGCTCGAAAAAGATCCGCGCACGGCAACGGATTTATTAAAATCAGCGGATGAAACCATTGCCGCAATGAATAACCCTGCTTTGCTACCGATCCGTAAGGCATTGGCAAAGGATATCGCCGCAACCACCAATCTTAAGAGCGCAGATATTGAAGGCAGTGTATTGGCACTTGATGCATTAATTGGCCAACTCGATAAACTGCCACTCAATCGTGCCGACGGTGAAGCAAGCACGGCGGAAGATACGACGATTTCAGGCGATCTCAATGACTGGCAAAGCAATCTAAGTAAAACTTGGAAGGCGTTGACGCAAGATTTTATTACCATTCGCCATCGCACTGCCGATGTGCCAGCCCTACTTGCGCCAGACCAACAATGGTATTTGGTTGAGAATATCCGCCATAAACTACTGCAATCGCAACTTGCACTCTACCGTTATGATAGAGCGGCCTACCATCAATCACTGATGATGGCGCGCCAATGGATCCAAAGCTATTTTGATGTTCAAGCCCATCAAACCAGCGAGGCCATTGCCGCAATCGATAAGTTAGCCACACTTGAGCTTGACCCTATCACGCTCAAAGCCTTCGAAGCTAAACCCCTGTTATTACAGTTAACTAGCTATGGTGAACTCACCTCATTAGAGGAACCACAGCTATGA